ATTTTACTCCACAATAATTATGAACCTTATTAAATGACGCTCAATTACGTTATTACAGTGTATTACGTAATACGATAgcgtttaaattacaataataattacctaataaaTGCTATTGCGAGTGACTTAGTTTTGTTTAGTAACTCTCAATACTAAAAGCgctaaaattaaagtaaaagatATGAATGTAAAAGGGTGATTTCGATTTTAAAATTCTCAGCACCAGAAGCTAGAATGGAGccctttctttaaaaaaaaacgttgccacgcattaggactttctcctgtgtcgtgagtgcgtttataaacatacagactacacccagacccggaacaacaatttgtagatcacacaaagagttgttccgtgcggcaatcgagcccgcgacacgttgcacggcagccagttgcccagccaccgcgccaacggTGCATCAAAAACGGGTCTGGAATTATATTCAGTTTTTAGGAACTAAGGAAGCCGTTGTTTGCTTATAGTCGGTCTACCATAGCATCGGTTTCATAATTCATCGGCCCATtcattacacacatacatagacCTCCAATCTCTCTTTACTTTGGCTTAACCCAATATGGAATTTTAAATGCTTTCATGTTTTAAACAATTCCGATCTAAAGTCTACAtaaagtgtatttattttacttacttgcCCAAACCTGATGCACATACACGACAAACCACAACGAAGGCTTGTAGATCTCAAAGAAGTATTTAACTTGGTAGGGGTAGACATAGGCAAACTCTCCAGTCTTGAAGTAATTGTAAGTAGAGAGTAACGCAGGACTGAAGCAAAACGTCGTGAAGACGAAGATGTAGACCGTCATGAGAGAAACATGAACAAACTTTAACAATTTCATTGAATCTGTTACAATTTTCCTTTTAATCACATCCGTCTTCTCTTGTACTTTATTGTTCACTATCGGTTGTATGGCCTTCAATCTCCCCACGACGTTTAGCAGAATTCCTTTATTGATATAAAGGAACCATGTTTTTACTGTACTCAGTACACTTATTGTGATACAAGGTGATATTAGGGAGAGTTCCACGAACGGTAGGCTGTTTCGTATGCCTGCCACCACCCAGTATGTTTCACCGAATATAACTGTGTACAGTGCAAtgaagttacaataaaataaacagttgttTATGAAATATTCCAACGCTTTGTTCATGGCTTCGTTCGATATTTTGATGCCAGATATTAGGAGAGCGTGTCTCGTCAGTTTTAGAGTTTCGTTGAATTCCTTGTCTGACATTtttgttgtttctttatttGGACTAAGTGCTGGTTTAATAGTTTCTTAcacagattttttattgaatttattattatttgttgttttaaagtcTGTTACTTTATCCACATCCTCAATTGAAATGAATTTCATAAAGGTGTTTTCTTTTCTACCccaaaattaagttattataaaatccctttgaacaaaacaaaggtgtccgatatttttaattatcaattcTAAGTgtcaattttaaatttactttactCTAATTAAAGTCCAAACATTCTTATTAATTATCCATTTGGCAGTCTGTAATTAGCtcattaatacaaaattatatttgacaAATACGTATGTTActtttaatgtatgtaaaagTAACTGtacaatgaattattatgtatttaggtacttaaatgtaaatacatattgaatttaatttaattggaaatatgtaaatacatatttcgaaattatttaatgaacaaTCTTCTGTGTGTGACTATGCTTACGTTACCGCTTATGTGTTTTTCCAAACTGTAATCTACGTCTGTGACAGTACtgtacaggggccttagtctgctattacaattgtgtcagaatggtcgatcactgagcagtgcgagagggacggagctatacaacctacatagctccatccctctcgcactgctcagtgatcgaccattctgacacaattgtaatagcagactaaggccccagatcaatccaatagtttttatttggaaGAGTAATCAACATACATGTTTGTGTGATCATGCATGTGTGGTATACATACCACAAACATTCAAACCTAATTACAAAtgtgtaattatgtaattttaacgGTAATGTTAAttagcttttattttagttttgagtCGTAGCAAAACAAAAGGTGAATGAGTATTGTTTAGCATTGAACTTTGTGATGTATTAGTACCAGTCAGTGGGAGTACACTGCAATGAGACGGTTGTGAGATATGCCATTGATCGGGtcctttatatttttgttgagtCGTTAAGGACTCGAAAGCGGATGGTAGGACCAGAAAGGAACATAATGAGTATATatctattttttcattattatatttggtaTACTGTCTTctaataattctaataattatccaatttaaatctttaatgttaatatttccttaaaaaaaatcacagtcGGCAATCGCTTTACCATTCAAAAATTCATACCCACCATTTAAAATGTCGGTCccattttcaaaaacaaaaaactaaaccCCTAATTAGAAGACACCGAAGCAAGCCCTTGTAAATTCTGACACAAAACGTCAGACTATTATGATCGATAGCTGACAATGAGAAATAATAATCGCCATTTCCAAAAACTTGCGACTTTGATCCGCCGTTGGAAAGTGACCGGAGGAGAAAAAAAGCATTTCTAGTTTCGTAGTACCTTTGTTCATCTTTTATTTGCTTGTCTGGTCGGAATGTTGGAAAAAGTCGTCGGCGCTGACAAAAGGGCTCCACGTTATCCGTCCGAGGGACCCGACTCATGAATATGTAAGCCAACTTCACCGTTATACTGTCTACCTGCGATTGGTTTGTGAAAACTTTTGTACAAACTTGATCCAAGTTTAGTGTTAGCGTACTGTCATTTAAATCGCGTGAGTTCTGCGTCGGTTGAATCTGAATGAGAAGgaaaattatgatttatgaaGTTTATTAAATT
This genomic interval from Spodoptera frugiperda isolate SF20-4 chromosome 14, AGI-APGP_CSIRO_Sfru_2.0, whole genome shotgun sequence contains the following:
- the LOC118279339 gene encoding odorant receptor 4-like, which gives rise to MSDKEFNETLKLTRHALLISGIKISNEAMNKALEYFINNCLFYCNFIALYTVIFGETYWVVAGIRNSLPFVELSLISPCITISVLSTVKTWFLYINKGILLNVVGRLKAIQPIVNNKVQEKTDVIKRKIVTDSMKLLKFVHVSLMTVYIFVFTTFCFSPALLSTYNYFKTGEFAYVYPYQVKYFFEIYKPSLWFVVYVHQVWATAIVIFNVYGCDTLFCALCLYIKMHFRLLGLQFENAVSTSINETRKKLGKAVERHQELIDLVNQMEVLFSKSSLFNMVTSSILICLAAFNITVADEMRFILAFITFLVMSLSQISLVCYFADLLMMSSIEISDSVYKCPWYEADEDSKRTILFVILRSHKACRLTAWKFADLNLGAFTTILSRSWSYFALLKTVYK